A region from the Afifella aestuarii genome encodes:
- the recQ gene encoding DNA helicase RecQ, with translation MPTKAVEILKAVYGYDAFRGPQARIIEHVIAGHNAFVLMPTGGGKSLCYQIPAIARPGMALIVSPLLALMADQVAALRQAGVKAAALNSDLPPEERRALWSDIEAGALDLLYVAPETLLRGGVLERLGRTRLSLIAIDEAHCLSQWGHDFRPSYRQLDVLVRQFPKTPRMALTATADAPTRAEILSHLEIAEADAFIAGFDRPNIRYAIAEKDNPRAQLKDFLKRHRGESGIVYCLSKRKCEETAAWLRGEGYDALAYHAGMDKADREANQQRFQHGEAVVMVATIAFGMGIDKPDVRFVAHIDLPGSLEAYYQETGRAGRDGLPAETLMLYGPEDVALRNRFIEESDAPDERKRTERQKLDALLGLAETAGCRRQVLLAYFGDHCEPCGNCDTCTAPPQLFDGTIAAQKALSCIYRTGERFGQAYIVDVLLGVESERIAQFGHDRISTFGIGKEHDSRLWRAILRQLIALRLVDVDLAGHGGLSISPAGRDFLRDKPTLKLRVPPPRRSRRGKGGQSTTQSVVPEADRDLFQALREKRLEIARQQNVPPYVIFHDKTLIELAAARPRSRAEMAHVPGVGEAKLDRYGSAFVAVIADFSGRSS, from the coding sequence ATGCCCACGAAAGCCGTCGAAATCCTCAAGGCCGTCTATGGCTATGATGCGTTCCGTGGCCCGCAGGCGCGCATCATCGAGCATGTGATCGCCGGCCATAACGCCTTCGTGCTGATGCCGACCGGCGGCGGAAAATCGCTCTGCTACCAGATCCCGGCGATCGCCCGACCCGGCATGGCGTTGATCGTCTCCCCGCTTCTGGCGCTGATGGCCGATCAGGTCGCGGCCTTGCGCCAGGCAGGGGTGAAAGCCGCCGCGCTAAACTCCGATCTTCCGCCGGAAGAGCGGCGCGCCTTGTGGAGCGATATCGAGGCCGGCGCACTCGATCTCCTCTATGTCGCGCCCGAAACGCTCTTGCGCGGTGGGGTTCTGGAGCGCCTGGGTCGGACAAGATTGTCGCTGATCGCGATCGATGAAGCCCACTGCCTGTCGCAATGGGGTCACGACTTCCGCCCCTCCTACCGCCAGCTCGACGTGCTCGTGCGCCAGTTCCCGAAGACGCCGCGCATGGCCCTGACGGCAACGGCCGATGCGCCGACGCGCGCCGAGATCCTGTCGCATCTGGAGATCGCCGAAGCCGACGCCTTCATCGCCGGTTTCGACCGACCCAACATCCGCTACGCCATAGCCGAAAAAGATAATCCCCGCGCTCAGTTGAAGGATTTTCTCAAGCGCCATCGAGGCGAGAGCGGCATCGTCTACTGCCTCTCCAAGCGCAAATGCGAGGAGACGGCCGCCTGGCTGCGGGGCGAGGGTTACGACGCCCTCGCCTATCACGCGGGCATGGATAAGGCCGATCGCGAGGCGAACCAGCAGCGTTTCCAGCATGGCGAGGCGGTCGTCATGGTCGCCACGATCGCTTTCGGCATGGGCATCGACAAACCGGACGTGCGCTTCGTCGCCCATATCGATCTGCCGGGCAGTCTGGAGGCCTATTATCAGGAGACCGGCCGCGCCGGGCGGGACGGCCTGCCCGCCGAGACGCTGATGCTCTACGGTCCTGAAGACGTCGCGCTGCGCAACCGCTTCATCGAGGAATCGGATGCCCCGGACGAGCGCAAGCGGACGGAGCGGCAGAAGCTCGACGCGCTCCTGGGTCTCGCCGAGACGGCGGGTTGCCGCCGCCAGGTGCTGCTCGCCTATTTCGGCGATCATTGCGAGCCTTGCGGCAATTGCGACACCTGCACCGCGCCACCACAGCTCTTCGACGGGACGATCGCGGCGCAGAAGGCGCTCTCCTGCATCTACCGCACCGGCGAGCGCTTCGGGCAGGCCTATATCGTCGATGTTCTTCTCGGCGTGGAGAGCGAGCGCATCGCGCAGTTCGGCCATGACCGCATCTCCACCTTCGGCATCGGCAAGGAGCACGACAGCCGCCTGTGGCGTGCGATCCTGCGCCAGCTGATCGCGCTGCGCCTCGTCGACGTCGACCTTGCGGGCCACGGGGGCCTGTCGATCTCGCCCGCCGGTCGCGACTTCCTTCGCGACAAGCCGACGCTCAAGTTGCGCGTGCCGCCCCCTCGCCGAAGCCGGCGCGGCAAGGGCGGGCAAAGCACCACCCAGTCCGTCGTGCCGGAAGCCGATCGGGATCTCTTTCAGGCGCTCAGAGAAAAACGTCTCGAGATCGCACGGCAACAGAACGTGCCACCCTATGTGATCTTTCACGACAAGACGCTGATCGAGCTCGCGGCGGCGCGCCCCCGCTCGCGCGCCGAGATGGCCCATGTTCCCGGGGTCGGCGAGGCCAAGCTCGATCGCTACGGCAGCGCCTTCGTGGCGGTGATCGCCGATTTTTCAGGGCGTTCTTCTTAA
- the betB gene encoding betaine-aldehyde dehydrogenase yields the protein MPDLASHIAGEKVAGGGEKIATINPANGTILARFAAADSATIDRAVAAAQTAQREWQAMAPAERGRVLNRVAHLLRARTDELARLEVLDTGKPIQEAPEADIGSAADCFEFFAGLTQIVHGEHMPLGEDAFAYTRREPLGVCAGIGAWNYPIQIASWKTAPALAAGNAMIFKPSELTPITALKLAEIVEEAGAPKGLFNVVLGAGETGAAMTAHPGIAKVSLTGSVPTGKRIMAAAAETLKHVTMELGGKSALIVFEDADIDDSVSAALLANFYTQGEICSNGTRVFVHESVREEFLARLTERTEKIRLGDPLDPDTQMGPLISEAHLQKVLAYVEKGVAEGAKLVTGGERLTTDAFKDGFFMSPAIFAETRDDMTIVCEEIFGPVMSVLSFSEEADVVARANATPFGLAAGLMTQNLARAHRVAAALQAGTIWVNSYNLTPIAMPFGGTKQSGIGRENGLAALDFYTERKSVYVNLGKVEAPY from the coding sequence ATGCCCGACCTCGCCTCCCATATCGCCGGAGAAAAGGTGGCCGGCGGTGGCGAGAAGATCGCCACGATCAATCCCGCGAACGGCACGATCCTCGCCCGCTTCGCGGCCGCCGACAGCGCGACAATCGACCGCGCCGTCGCCGCAGCCCAGACCGCACAGCGCGAATGGCAGGCAATGGCGCCGGCCGAACGCGGCCGCGTCCTCAACCGCGTCGCCCATCTCCTGCGCGCCCGTACGGACGAACTCGCGCGTCTCGAAGTCCTCGACACCGGCAAGCCCATCCAGGAGGCCCCGGAGGCCGATATCGGCTCAGCCGCCGATTGTTTCGAGTTCTTCGCAGGCCTCACCCAGATCGTCCATGGCGAGCATATGCCGCTTGGCGAGGATGCCTTCGCCTATACGCGCCGCGAGCCGCTCGGCGTCTGCGCCGGCATCGGCGCCTGGAACTATCCGATCCAGATCGCCTCCTGGAAGACGGCGCCGGCGCTTGCCGCCGGCAATGCCATGATCTTCAAACCGAGCGAGCTGACGCCGATCACCGCGCTCAAACTGGCCGAGATCGTCGAAGAGGCCGGCGCCCCGAAAGGTCTCTTCAATGTCGTCCTCGGCGCCGGCGAAACAGGCGCCGCCATGACGGCCCATCCCGGCATCGCAAAAGTGTCGCTGACCGGCTCCGTACCTACGGGAAAGCGCATCATGGCGGCCGCGGCCGAGACGCTCAAACACGTCACGATGGAGCTCGGCGGCAAGTCGGCACTCATCGTCTTCGAGGACGCCGACATCGATGATTCGGTTTCTGCGGCGCTGCTTGCAAACTTCTACACGCAGGGCGAAATCTGCTCCAATGGCACGCGCGTCTTCGTACATGAATCAGTTCGCGAGGAATTCCTCGCAAGGCTCACGGAGCGCACGGAAAAAATCCGTCTCGGCGATCCGCTCGATCCGGACACACAGATGGGCCCGCTCATCTCCGAAGCGCATCTTCAAAAAGTCCTCGCCTATGTCGAAAAGGGCGTCGCGGAAGGTGCAAAGCTCGTCACCGGCGGCGAGCGGCTGACGACGGACGCCTTCAAGGACGGCTTCTTCATGAGCCCGGCGATCTTCGCCGAGACACGCGACGACATGACGATCGTCTGCGAAGAGATTTTCGGCCCCGTCATGAGCGTCCTCTCGTTCTCCGAGGAGGCAGACGTCGTCGCCCGCGCCAATGCGACGCCCTTCGGCCTCGCGGCAGGACTGATGACGCAGAACCTTGCGCGCGCCCACCGCGTCGCGGCCGCGCTGCAGGCGGGCACGATCTGGGTCAATTCTTACAATCTGACGCCGATCGCCATGCCCTTCGGCGGCACCAAGCAGTCCGGCATTGGCCGCGAGAACGGCCTCGCCGCGCTCGATTTCTACACCGAGCGGAAAAGCGTCTACGTGAATCTCGGAAAGGTCGAGGCGCCCTACTAG
- a CDS encoding bile acid:sodium symporter family protein: MRAIALVSAFFGRTFALWVIAFAVLGFVLPDVFRTLVPYIVPLLGMIMFGMGLTISLKDFREVVRRPKDVAIGVGAQFLIMPLVAVALTSIIPMSPEVAAGVILVGCCPGGTASNVMTYLCRGDVALSVACTSVTTLAAPIVTPFLVWLFASQYLPVDAVSMFISIVKMILLPLGLGFVMQKLAPSLVRAAIPALPLVSVTGIVLIIAAVVAVNQEKIATTGLLIFAVVALHNGIGLALGYWLARMSGMPVAKRKAISIEVGMQNSGLGAALASAHFSPLAAVPSAIFSVWHNIAGAIVANIYKKLDDGRALRSEMAPVRSS; the protein is encoded by the coding sequence GTGAGAGCTATTGCGCTTGTGTCCGCGTTCTTTGGGCGCACCTTTGCCTTGTGGGTCATTGCCTTCGCGGTCCTCGGATTCGTCCTTCCCGACGTATTCCGAACCCTTGTCCCCTATATCGTCCCGCTCCTCGGCATGATCATGTTCGGCATGGGGCTGACGATCTCGCTGAAGGATTTCCGCGAGGTCGTCCGCCGGCCGAAGGACGTGGCGATCGGGGTCGGCGCGCAATTCCTCATCATGCCGCTCGTTGCGGTCGCCCTCACATCGATCATTCCGATGTCGCCGGAAGTGGCGGCCGGCGTCATCCTGGTCGGCTGCTGCCCGGGCGGCACGGCCAGCAACGTGATGACGTATCTGTGCCGCGGCGACGTGGCGTTGAGCGTCGCCTGCACCAGCGTCACGACCTTGGCAGCACCGATCGTCACGCCCTTCCTCGTCTGGCTTTTCGCCAGCCAGTATCTGCCGGTCGATGCCGTGAGCATGTTCATCTCGATCGTGAAGATGATTCTTCTGCCGCTCGGCCTCGGCTTCGTCATGCAGAAGCTGGCGCCCTCGCTGGTGCGCGCCGCGATTCCCGCGCTGCCGCTCGTCAGCGTCACCGGCATCGTTCTCATCATCGCGGCCGTGGTTGCGGTCAATCAGGAGAAAATCGCCACGACCGGTCTTCTCATCTTCGCCGTCGTCGCCCTCCACAACGGCATCGGACTGGCGCTCGGCTATTGGCTCGCGCGCATGAGCGGCATGCCGGTGGCCAAGCGCAAGGCGATCTCAATCGAGGTCGGCATGCAGAATTCCGGCCTGGGGGCGGCGCTCGCCAGCGCCCATTTCTCGCCCCTCGCCGCCGTGCCGAGCGCGATCTTCAGCGTCTGGCACAACATCGCCGGCGCGATCGTGGCAAATATCTACAAAAAGCTCGACGACGGACGCGCGCTGCGCAGCGAGATGGCGCCTGTCCGCTCAAGCTGA
- the nifA gene encoding nif-specific transcriptional activator NifA → MTVHSPGNGTHGRTSRADIELIGIYEISKLLSAPNRLETTLAGVLTLLSSFLDMRHGLIALLDGDGEPEIVVGSGWSEENAKRYFKRLPEQAIGQIVATCMPLVVPDVRSDQLFAGTDLDGWGSEDGKPFSLIGVPIKNGEAVVGTLTIDRSYEFADQTPFDQDVRFLTLVANLLGQTLRLHKAVARDRERLMAEQRRLEKQLSAGRDDGVASGKIEGIVGESPALRAALDKVRIVARSRSTVLLRGESGTGKELFASAIHDLSPRSSGPFVKLNCAALPESVLESELFGHEKGAFTGAIQQRKGRFELAHGGTLFLDEIGEISAAFQAKLLRVLQEGEFERVGGTRSLKVDVRLVCATNRDLEAAVSKGEFRADLYYRISVVPIFLPPLRERTGDIPLLAQEILQRFNKEHSTDLTLTSEALRALSGCFFPGNVRELENCIRRTATLARDQQIVAHDLACQNDGCLSSVLWQGSQRAAPSPGFQPLPVIQPQPQMGGTVFAEGESPASPQACPSPGACPVPGGDTRSERDRLVEAMETAGWVQAKAARILGMTPRQIGYALRKHSIPIKRF, encoded by the coding sequence GTGACAGTGCACAGCCCCGGCAACGGTACACATGGGCGGACAAGCCGCGCCGATATCGAGCTTATTGGGATCTATGAGATCTCAAAGCTCCTCAGCGCGCCGAACCGGCTGGAGACGACGCTCGCTGGCGTGCTCACGCTGCTCTCCAGCTTTCTCGATATGCGCCATGGTTTGATTGCGCTTCTGGACGGCGATGGGGAGCCGGAGATCGTCGTCGGTTCGGGATGGAGCGAGGAAAACGCCAAGCGCTATTTCAAGCGCCTGCCTGAGCAGGCGATCGGTCAGATCGTGGCCACCTGCATGCCCCTCGTGGTGCCGGATGTGCGCAGCGACCAGCTATTCGCCGGGACGGATCTCGACGGCTGGGGGTCGGAGGATGGAAAGCCGTTTTCGCTGATCGGTGTGCCGATCAAAAACGGCGAGGCGGTCGTCGGCACGCTGACGATCGACCGCAGCTACGAATTCGCCGATCAGACACCGTTCGATCAGGATGTCCGTTTTCTGACACTTGTCGCCAATCTCCTCGGCCAGACGTTGCGGTTGCACAAGGCGGTGGCGCGCGACCGCGAGCGACTGATGGCCGAACAACGGCGGCTCGAAAAGCAATTGTCGGCGGGGCGAGACGACGGCGTGGCCTCCGGCAAGATCGAAGGCATCGTCGGCGAGAGCCCGGCCTTGCGTGCGGCCCTCGACAAGGTGCGGATCGTGGCGCGCAGTCGTTCGACCGTGCTGCTGCGTGGGGAATCGGGCACCGGCAAAGAGCTCTTCGCCTCGGCGATCCACGATCTGTCGCCGCGCAGTTCCGGCCCTTTCGTCAAACTCAATTGTGCGGCACTGCCGGAAAGCGTGCTCGAATCGGAGCTCTTCGGCCATGAGAAGGGGGCCTTCACCGGGGCCATCCAGCAGCGCAAGGGGCGCTTCGAACTCGCCCATGGCGGCACGCTCTTTCTCGACGAAATCGGCGAGATTTCCGCCGCCTTTCAAGCGAAGCTCTTGCGGGTGCTGCAGGAGGGCGAGTTTGAACGTGTCGGTGGCACGCGCTCGCTCAAGGTCGATGTGCGGCTCGTATGTGCTACCAACCGGGATCTGGAGGCCGCCGTCAGCAAGGGCGAATTTCGTGCGGATCTCTACTACCGGATCAGCGTGGTACCGATTTTCCTGCCGCCATTGCGCGAGCGGACCGGCGATATCCCGCTTCTCGCGCAGGAGATCCTGCAGCGCTTCAACAAGGAGCACAGCACCGATCTCACCCTGACGAGCGAAGCGCTTCGCGCGCTCTCCGGCTGCTTCTTCCCCGGCAATGTGCGGGAATTGGAAAACTGCATCCGGCGCACGGCGACGCTGGCGCGCGACCAGCAGATCGTGGCGCATGATCTTGCCTGTCAGAATGACGGATGCCTTTCCTCCGTTCTCTGGCAGGGAAGCCAGAGGGCTGCCCCTTCGCCCGGATTCCAGCCGCTGCCGGTCATCCAACCGCAGCCGCAGATGGGCGGGACGGTTTTTGCCGAGGGGGAAAGCCCTGCTTCGCCGCAAGCCTGCCCGTCGCCCGGCGCCTGCCCGGTGCCCGGAGGAGATACGCGCTCGGAGCGTGACCGGCTGGTCGAGGCGATGGAGACGGCGGGCTGGGTGCAGGCGAAGGCGGCGCGCATTCTCGGCATGACGCCGCGCCAGATCGGCTACGCCCTTCGCAAGCATTCGATTCCGATCAAGCGCTTCTGA
- the nifB gene encoding nitrogenase cofactor biosynthesis protein NifB, with protein sequence MRASLAKSGCASSSCGSSDGPADMSPELWERVKDHPCYSEEAHHYFARMHVAVAPACNIQCNYCNRKYDCANESRPGVVSERLDPDQAVKKVIAVANEVPQLSVLGIAGPGDACYDWRKTKETFERVSKEIPDLKLCLSTNGLALPDYVDEIAEMAIDHVTITINAIDPEIGAKIYPWVFYDHRRWTGVEASRILLERQMLGLEMLVARDILVKVNSVMIPGINDEHLIEVNKAVKAKGAFLHNIMPLISDPAHGTHFGLTGQRGPTPMEVKALQDKVEGGTKLMRHCRQCRADAVGILGEDRGQEFTMDQLPETVSYDPARREEYRSVVATVRGEHAATKEAAKADLAEVRDAPALLVAVATRGGGRINLHFGHAQEFQVFEVSPGGVTFVGHRKVEQYCHGGHGEERAFDGIVETLQGVSTVLCAKIGEAPKDRLEKVGIKASDAHAFDWIEAGIAAWYAAEYGTQPAMLTA encoded by the coding sequence ATGCGGGCCTCGCTGGCCAAGTCCGGCTGCGCCTCATCGAGCTGCGGCTCTTCTGACGGACCCGCCGATATGTCTCCGGAATTGTGGGAGCGGGTGAAGGATCACCCCTGCTATTCGGAAGAGGCGCATCATTATTTCGCGCGCATGCATGTCGCCGTCGCGCCCGCCTGCAACATCCAGTGCAATTACTGCAATCGGAAGTACGATTGCGCCAATGAAAGCCGGCCGGGCGTCGTCTCCGAGCGGCTCGACCCCGATCAGGCGGTCAAGAAAGTCATCGCGGTCGCCAACGAGGTGCCGCAGCTTTCCGTCCTCGGCATCGCCGGCCCCGGCGACGCCTGCTACGATTGGCGCAAGACGAAAGAGACGTTTGAGCGGGTTTCCAAGGAAATCCCGGACCTCAAGCTCTGTCTGTCGACCAACGGTCTGGCGCTGCCGGATTACGTCGACGAGATCGCCGAGATGGCGATCGACCATGTGACGATCACCATCAATGCGATCGATCCGGAGATCGGCGCGAAGATCTATCCCTGGGTCTTCTACGATCACCGGCGCTGGACGGGCGTGGAGGCCTCTCGGATCCTGCTGGAGCGGCAGATGCTCGGCCTGGAGATGCTCGTGGCCCGCGACATCCTGGTGAAGGTCAATTCCGTCATGATCCCCGGGATCAACGACGAGCATTTGATCGAGGTGAATAAGGCGGTGAAGGCGAAGGGCGCCTTCCTCCACAACATCATGCCGCTCATTTCCGACCCCGCCCACGGCACGCATTTCGGGCTGACGGGGCAGCGCGGGCCCACGCCGATGGAGGTGAAGGCGCTGCAGGACAAGGTGGAGGGCGGAACCAAGCTGATGCGACATTGCCGCCAGTGCCGCGCCGATGCGGTCGGTATCCTCGGCGAAGATCGCGGCCAGGAATTCACCATGGATCAGCTGCCCGAGACGGTGTCCTACGATCCGGCGCGACGCGAGGAATATCGCTCGGTGGTCGCGACGGTGCGCGGCGAGCACGCGGCGACCAAAGAGGCGGCCAAAGCAGATCTTGCCGAAGTTCGGGATGCGCCGGCGCTTCTTGTCGCGGTGGCAACAAGAGGTGGCGGGCGTATCAATCTACACTTCGGTCATGCACAGGAATTCCAGGTCTTCGAAGTTTCACCTGGTGGCGTGACCTTCGTGGGGCATCGCAAAGTCGAGCAATATTGCCATGGTGGACACGGCGAGGAGAGGGCCTTCGACGGCATTGTCGAAACGCTGCAAGGCGTCTCCACGGTTTTGTGCGCGAAGATTGGCGAAGCCCCAAAAGATCGACTGGAGAAGGTCGGCATCAAGGCGAGCGACGCCCATGCTTTTGACTGGATCGAGGCAGGGATTGCTGCCTGGTACGCCGCCGAATACGGCACCCAGCCTGCAATGCTGACAGCCTAA
- a CDS encoding 4Fe-4S dicluster domain-containing protein encodes MAYKIIKSQCTVCGACEFECPNAAIKFKGDTYIIDQDKCTECEGHFDAPQCVAVCPVPDTCVPA; translated from the coding sequence ATGGCTTACAAGATCATCAAGTCCCAGTGCACCGTTTGCGGCGCCTGTGAATTCGAGTGCCCGAACGCGGCGATCAAGTTCAAAGGCGACACCTACATCATCGATCAGGACAAGTGCACGGAATGCGAGGGACATTTCGATGCCCCGCAATGCGTCGCCGTCTGCCCGGTCCCGGACACCTGCGTCCCGGCCTGA
- a CDS encoding nitrogen fixation protein NifZ produces the protein MGLAREEEVEIYDQPLFMPGAKVRARKAVKNDGTMPGCEIGEIVVRKGDEGYVRDVGTYLQRFYIYAVEFLDCGRIVGMRGRELIAVDAGDGAASDISDEQETAA, from the coding sequence ATGGGACTTGCCCGCGAAGAAGAGGTGGAGATCTACGATCAGCCTCTCTTCATGCCCGGCGCCAAGGTGCGTGCCCGCAAGGCCGTCAAGAACGACGGGACGATGCCTGGCTGCGAGATCGGCGAGATCGTCGTGCGCAAAGGTGACGAAGGATATGTGCGCGACGTCGGCACCTATCTGCAGCGGTTTTACATCTACGCGGTCGAGTTTCTCGACTGCGGCAGGATCGTCGGCATGCGCGGGCGCGAGCTGATCGCCGTCGATGCGGGCGACGGAGCGGCGAGCGACATTTCGGACGAGCAGGAGACAGCAGCATGA
- the nifT gene encoding putative nitrogen fixation protein NifT: protein MKVMIRSTPKGLSAYVAKKDLEEPIVECEHEALWGGWVKLKNGWILELPEMDVDTKLPITVEARRRPESVS from the coding sequence ATGAAAGTGATGATCCGCAGCACGCCCAAGGGGCTTTCCGCCTATGTCGCGAAGAAGGATCTCGAAGAGCCGATCGTCGAATGCGAGCACGAGGCGCTGTGGGGCGGCTGGGTGAAGCTGAAGAACGGCTGGATTCTCGAGCTGCCGGAGATGGACGTCGACACCAAGCTCCCGATCACGGTCGAAGCGCGGCGCCGCCCGGAAAGCGTTTCATGA
- a CDS encoding SIR2 family NAD-dependent protein deacylase, with protein sequence MSAAAALDEVVVRNAEPILDDIVRRLKGGGIIPYLGPGVLPADAGVPTSYAALAEFFSAKVALPRRARGNPWASAQFIEGRKHRKTLDALMAAAFAEPVAPTPLHEALASCSEIPMIVDSWYDGAMRSALAQCTSRGADWGEVQGITRAGIGEFLWFRFYDAEGGEVSAPQDEWRTLLYKPHGGVAPAHNYLIADSDYVEVLTEIDIQTPIPEIVRARRTSCGFLFIGCRFDDQMLRLYARQIMKRSKGPYFALVEPEGLTRNELRFFETETITPLAVSPARLAERLAELA encoded by the coding sequence ATGAGTGCTGCTGCGGCTTTGGACGAGGTGGTTGTCCGCAACGCCGAGCCGATTCTTGACGATATCGTCCGTCGCCTGAAGGGCGGCGGCATCATTCCTTATCTCGGTCCCGGTGTGTTGCCCGCCGATGCGGGCGTCCCGACAAGCTATGCGGCATTGGCCGAATTCTTCTCCGCAAAAGTCGCCCTGCCGAGACGGGCCCGGGGCAATCCCTGGGCCTCCGCGCAGTTCATCGAGGGGCGCAAGCATCGCAAGACGCTCGACGCCCTGATGGCAGCGGCGTTTGCCGAACCGGTGGCACCGACGCCGCTTCACGAGGCGCTCGCCTCATGTTCGGAAATCCCGATGATCGTCGACAGCTGGTACGATGGGGCGATGCGGTCCGCGCTCGCTCAATGCACCAGCCGGGGCGCCGATTGGGGCGAAGTGCAGGGGATCACCCGCGCCGGCATCGGCGAATTTCTCTGGTTCCGCTTTTACGATGCCGAAGGCGGGGAGGTGAGCGCGCCGCAAGATGAATGGCGGACGCTCCTCTATAAGCCGCATGGCGGCGTGGCGCCGGCCCACAATTATCTCATCGCCGATTCCGACTATGTTGAAGTGCTGACGGAAATCGACATCCAGACGCCGATCCCTGAGATCGTGCGCGCGCGACGGACGAGTTGCGGGTTTCTCTTCATCGGCTGTCGCTTCGACGATCAGATGCTCCGGCTCTATGCCCGGCAGATCATGAAGCGTTCCAAGGGGCCTTATTTCGCGCTGGTGGAGCCCGAAGGGCTCACGCGCAACGAGCTGCGCTTCTTCGAGACGGAAACGATCACGCCGCTTGCCGTTTCCCCGGCAAGACTGGCCGAACGCCTCGCAGAGCTCGCCTGA
- the nifH gene encoding nitrogenase iron protein: MSSLRQIAFYGKGGIGKSTTSQNTLAALVEMGQKILIVGCDPKADSTRLILNTKMQDTVLSLAAEAGSVEDLELEDVLKLGYKGIKCTESGGPEPGVGCAGRGVITAINFLEENGAYDDVDYVSYDVLGDVVCGGFAMPIRENKAQEIYIVMSGEMMALYAANNIAKGILKYAHSGGVRLGGLICNERQTDQELELSEALAEKLNTKLIHFVPRDNIVQHAELRRQTVIQYAPDSNQAKEYRTLAEKIHANSGQGTIPTPVSMDELEQMLLDFGIMKTEEQALAELQAKEAAKAAEAAA, from the coding sequence ATGAGTTCACTTCGCCAGATTGCGTTCTACGGGAAGGGCGGCATCGGCAAGTCGACCACTTCTCAGAACACCCTCGCGGCACTTGTCGAAATGGGGCAGAAGATTCTGATTGTGGGTTGCGATCCGAAAGCGGATTCCACCCGCCTCATCCTCAACACCAAGATGCAGGACACGGTTTTGAGCCTCGCGGCCGAGGCGGGCTCTGTGGAGGATCTCGAGCTCGAGGATGTTCTCAAGCTTGGCTACAAGGGCATCAAGTGCACGGAATCCGGTGGTCCTGAGCCCGGCGTCGGCTGTGCCGGCCGCGGCGTCATCACCGCCATCAACTTCCTCGAAGAAAACGGTGCCTATGACGATGTCGATTACGTCTCCTACGACGTGCTCGGCGACGTGGTCTGCGGCGGCTTCGCGATGCCGATCCGCGAAAACAAGGCGCAGGAAATCTACATCGTCATGTCCGGCGAGATGATGGCGCTTTACGCCGCCAACAATATCGCCAAGGGCATCTTGAAGTACGCCCATTCGGGCGGCGTGCGTCTCGGCGGCCTCATCTGCAACGAGCGCCAGACCGACCAGGAGCTGGAGCTGTCGGAAGCGCTGGCAGAGAAGCTCAATACCAAGCTCATTCACTTCGTGCCGCGCGACAACATCGTCCAGCACGCCGAGCTGCGTCGTCAGACGGTCATCCAGTACGCCCCGGATTCCAACCAGGCGAAGGAATACCGGACGCTGGCGGAGAAGATCCACGCGAATTCCGGCCAGGGCACGATCCCGACGCCGGTTTCCATGGACGAGCTTGAGCAGATGCTGCTCGATTTCGGCATCATGAAGACCGAGGAGCAGGCGCTCGCCGAACTCCAGGCCAAGGAAGCCGCAAAGGCCGCCGAAGCCGCGGCCTAA